A genome region from Psychrilyobacter piezotolerans includes the following:
- a CDS encoding ABC transporter ATP-binding protein produces the protein MKELRSFIKYYKCYIKLLIFTLMCAVLLALLDLAFPKIIQIMIDKIIPAKDLKTFYYISGGLIVMYLLRYAVSYYQLYYGNILGIKIETQMRKELFTHIQKLSFSYFDNNKTGVIMSKLVNDLGEISQLANHGPIDLFIAVIRLVGAFILMVTLNVKLTLVIFSVLPFMIYFAVTQKWKMKLAFGKTRIKIAGINSCAEESIGGVRIVKLFNNENHEIDKFEKKNQEFQEAKKETYRTTAVFFSGIHIFMNLMQFIVVFYGGYLIMHGELTYGILISFLLYCYRFMEPIRKMMILVQSYQKGMAGYRRFQGMMEIIPQIKDIENPLILKEINGNIELKDVKFSYNKSSEELDKDQSLILNKFNLKIKSGESIAIVGSSGVGKSTISNLIPRFYDIDSGSITIDGKEISKIKLSSLRENIGIVPQEAFLFGGTIGENIGYGKLGATRDELIEASKKANIYEFISSLPKGFDTLVGERGVKLSGGQKQRISIARIFLKNPKILILDEATASLDNITEKLIQEALMTLSKDRTTITIAHRLSTIINSDRIVVMDKDGVVETGTHEELLKLKGSYAKLYR, from the coding sequence ATGAAAGAATTAAGATCATTTATAAAATACTACAAATGTTATATCAAACTATTAATATTTACATTAATGTGTGCTGTTTTACTGGCCCTGCTGGATTTGGCTTTTCCAAAAATAATTCAAATAATGATAGATAAAATAATCCCGGCAAAGGACTTAAAAACATTTTATTATATCTCCGGCGGATTGATAGTCATGTATCTGCTGAGATATGCAGTCAGCTATTATCAGCTGTACTATGGAAATATTTTAGGAATTAAGATAGAGACCCAGATGAGAAAAGAACTGTTTACCCATATTCAAAAATTATCCTTTAGTTATTTTGACAACAACAAGACGGGGGTAATTATGTCAAAACTGGTCAATGACCTGGGTGAAATATCGCAGTTAGCCAACCATGGACCCATAGACCTGTTTATTGCTGTAATCAGGCTGGTAGGAGCATTTATACTGATGGTCACCTTAAATGTAAAATTGACCCTGGTTATATTTTCGGTTCTTCCATTCATGATATATTTTGCTGTCACTCAAAAATGGAAGATGAAACTGGCATTTGGGAAGACCAGGATAAAGATAGCGGGTATAAATTCCTGTGCGGAAGAAAGTATCGGCGGAGTCAGGATAGTAAAATTATTCAACAATGAAAATCATGAAATAGATAAATTTGAGAAAAAAAACCAGGAATTTCAAGAAGCTAAAAAAGAAACTTATAGAACCACTGCTGTTTTCTTTTCGGGAATCCATATATTTATGAACCTTATGCAGTTTATAGTGGTATTTTATGGTGGTTATTTAATAATGCACGGGGAGTTGACCTATGGTATTTTAATTAGTTTTTTACTATACTGCTATAGATTTATGGAGCCTATCAGAAAGATGATGATCTTAGTCCAGAGTTATCAAAAAGGAATGGCAGGATATAGGAGATTTCAGGGGATGATGGAAATAATTCCGCAGATTAAAGATATAGAAAATCCATTGATTTTAAAGGAAATAAATGGGAATATAGAGCTAAAAGATGTAAAGTTTTCCTATAATAAATCATCTGAAGAATTAGATAAAGACCAATCACTGATTTTGAATAAATTCAATTTAAAAATAAAATCTGGGGAAAGTATAGCCATAGTCGGATCCAGTGGTGTAGGGAAATCAACTATTTCAAATCTGATTCCAAGATTTTATGACATTGATTCTGGAAGTATCACCATAGATGGAAAGGAGATAAGTAAGATAAAGTTGAGTTCCCTCCGGGAAAATATAGGTATTGTGCCCCAGGAGGCATTTTTATTTGGAGGAACTATAGGGGAGAATATAGGGTACGGTAAGCTGGGTGCAACGAGAGATGAATTAATAGAAGCATCTAAAAAAGCTAATATATATGAGTTTATAAGTAGCCTGCCAAAGGGATTTGATACCCTGGTAGGAGAAAGGGGGGTAAAACTTTCAGGAGGACAAAAACAAAGGATATCTATAGCCAGGATATTTTTAAAAAATCCTAAGATCTTAATCTTGGATGAAGCTACGGCATCGTTGGATAATATTACGGAAAAACTCATCCAGGAAGCCCTCATGACATTATCTAAAGACAGGACCACCATAACTATAGCTCACAGGCTGTCCACCATTATTAATTCCGACAGAATTGTGGTTATGGATAAAGATGGTGTAGTGGAGACGGGAACCCATGAAGAGTTATTAAAATTAAAGGGATCCTATGCTAAACTTTACCGGTAG
- the cbiE gene encoding precorrin-6y C5,15-methyltransferase (decarboxylating) subunit CbiE, whose product MEKINILGLGPGNKKYILPITKECIKKSEILIGGRRNIESLGTLAEGKELRYIDRYLDQLSLYMKENRDRRISLIVSGDSGFYSMVPFMKKHFEIKELNIIPGISSMQYMFSAVGYSYEDTFIGSVHGRNCDYLTPVKEGKKAGLLTDNKTTPQVIAQNLLENQIRGTIFVGERLSYDDERITTMSLEEMADLKIIFDINVVIVIPDTPS is encoded by the coding sequence ATGGAAAAAATTAATATACTGGGGCTGGGCCCCGGGAATAAAAAATATATCCTTCCCATTACTAAAGAATGTATAAAAAAATCCGAGATATTGATCGGCGGCAGGAGAAATATAGAATCTTTAGGGACTTTGGCAGAAGGAAAAGAACTGCGGTATATAGACAGGTATTTAGACCAGTTATCTCTCTATATGAAAGAGAACAGAGACAGGAGAATTTCTCTTATAGTTTCCGGGGATTCAGGGTTTTACAGTATGGTTCCCTTTATGAAAAAACATTTTGAAATAAAAGAACTAAATATCATTCCGGGAATCTCCTCCATGCAATATATGTTTTCTGCAGTAGGCTACTCCTATGAAGATACCTTTATAGGCAGTGTCCACGGAAGGAACTGCGATTACCTTACCCCTGTAAAAGAAGGGAAAAAAGCAGGGCTCCTCACAGATAATAAAACTACTCCCCAGGTAATTGCCCAAAATTTATTGGAAAATCAGATAAGAGGGACTATTTTTGTAGGAGAAAGACTGAGTTATGATGATGAAAGAATAACAACAATGAGTTTAGAAGAGATGGCGGATCTAAAGATCATCTTTGATATAAATGTAGTGATCGTAATACCCGATACTCCATCCTAA
- a CDS encoding FecCD family ABC transporter permease produces MKKHFKLWTTIGIILLILSIFFYLQMGYIKIPLKEVVESIKGGEGAPNWYIIHEVRLPRILTSILIGSILSMCGLVFQGVLLNPLADPYTLGISSGASFGAALAIVLNITIFGIFSTHIVSFIFAILCLTVVIQMGSFERKMNPTSIILGGIIIGAFFSAGLSFLKYLADEGVGAIIFWLLGSFTGKSWMEVGILSAVWVFGFIFFCYYAEDLNILALGEKSAISLGINPSKIRRILLVVSSILSAVAVSTCGIIGFVGLVVPHLLRFILGTDNKKLVIGCAIWGGVIMGAADNVVRVVLPNDIPVGVITSLLGAPFFALIFRKKMGGGSLR; encoded by the coding sequence ATGAAAAAACATTTTAAATTATGGACGACAATTGGAATAATACTATTAATCCTTTCAATATTCTTCTACCTTCAAATGGGATATATAAAAATTCCATTGAAGGAAGTGGTGGAGAGTATCAAAGGCGGGGAGGGAGCTCCTAACTGGTATATTATCCATGAAGTGAGGTTACCGAGGATTCTCACTTCGATCTTAATAGGTTCAATTTTATCCATGTGCGGATTGGTGTTTCAGGGGGTTTTATTAAACCCCCTGGCTGATCCATATACATTGGGAATCTCCAGCGGTGCATCATTTGGTGCGGCGCTGGCTATAGTCTTAAATATAACAATTTTTGGAATTTTCAGTACACATATAGTTTCATTTATATTTGCAATCCTCTGTCTGACAGTTGTTATTCAGATGGGTTCTTTTGAAAGGAAGATGAATCCCACTTCTATAATATTAGGAGGGATAATAATAGGAGCTTTCTTTTCTGCAGGACTGAGTTTTTTAAAATATTTAGCTGATGAAGGTGTAGGAGCCATTATATTTTGGCTCCTTGGAAGCTTTACCGGGAAATCCTGGATGGAAGTGGGTATTTTAAGTGCAGTATGGGTCTTTGGATTCATATTTTTCTGCTATTATGCAGAAGATTTAAATATCTTAGCCTTAGGAGAAAAAAGTGCTATCTCTTTGGGGATAAACCCCAGTAAGATCAGGAGGATATTGCTGGTTGTCAGCTCTATCTTGTCGGCTGTGGCAGTTTCCACCTGCGGGATAATAGGATTTGTAGGATTGGTAGTTCCCCATCTTCTGCGGTTTATTCTGGGAACGGACAATAAAAAGCTGGTTATAGGCTGTGCCATATGGGGCGGGGTCATTATGGGAGCTGCAGATAATGTAGTCCGGGTAGTATTGCCAAATGATATTCCTGTAGGAGTAATCACATCACTGCTGGGAGCACCGTTCTTTGCGCTGATTTTTAGGAAAAAGATGGGAGGAGGAAGTCTGAGATGA
- a CDS encoding ABC transporter substrate-binding protein: protein MIKTIKLLSVFIFITQLSFTSNKELLSESGKVVNLSKPHTRIISLYGAHTDVLINIGGKENLVGVDKSSADLGIEVFSYKDSVEKFLSAKPDLILIRPMIRDRFSGLIRSLKNANLTVVTIKPTKFEELDNYWLTLGRLSGHEKEAIQYTDDFHMNLAELRAKADSIPVQERKTVFFEARHKTNQTTSLEGIPAYILGVLDIDNIAYDAVPAKKGSSVADFPKELLLSRGEEIDVYLAQYGAMNRPTVDIIKKAPGYKAIRAIREGEIYIIDEYDVSRPTNGLLDGIKEIGHIVYPKYF, encoded by the coding sequence GTGATTAAAACAATAAAATTATTATCTGTCTTTATTTTTATAACACAGCTGTCCTTTACTTCTAATAAAGAGCTGCTAAGTGAATCCGGCAAAGTAGTAAATTTAAGCAAACCTCATACAAGAATTATCTCCCTCTATGGAGCTCATACGGATGTATTGATAAATATAGGGGGGAAAGAAAATCTGGTAGGAGTGGATAAAAGCAGTGCAGATCTGGGGATAGAGGTATTCTCCTATAAGGACAGTGTAGAAAAGTTTCTATCTGCAAAACCGGATTTAATCCTGATAAGACCCATGATCAGGGACAGGTTCAGCGGGTTAATAAGGTCGTTGAAAAATGCAAACTTAACTGTAGTCACTATAAAACCTACAAAGTTTGAGGAGTTGGATAACTATTGGCTGACATTGGGTAGATTGAGCGGACATGAAAAGGAAGCTATTCAATATACAGATGACTTTCATATGAATCTGGCAGAGTTAAGGGCAAAAGCAGATTCCATACCTGTTCAAGAGAGAAAAACAGTGTTCTTCGAGGCCAGACATAAGACCAACCAGACAACCTCGTTAGAAGGGATACCGGCTTATATTTTAGGGGTATTGGATATAGATAATATAGCCTACGATGCTGTTCCTGCAAAAAAAGGATCCAGTGTAGCTGATTTTCCCAAAGAGTTATTGCTCAGCAGGGGTGAAGAGATCGATGTATATTTAGCACAATATGGAGCAATGAACAGGCCCACTGTAGATATAATAAAAAAAGCACCTGGCTATAAGGCAATAAGGGCAATAAGGGAAGGGGAAATCTATATAATAGATGAATATGATGTGTCGAGACCAACAAACGGACTATTGGACGGAATAAAAGAAATTGGACATATTGTATATCCAAAATATTTTTAA
- a CDS encoding precorrin-8X methylmutase → MSYVKKPMAIENKSFEIITEELGEKVKKFTEDELKIVKRLIHTTADFEYADIVEISEDAIESGKKAIEEGSRIYCDTNMIVNGLSKKTMEKWGVGAYCLVSDDEVVIEAKERGLTRSIVGMEKAIKDEKTKIFLIGNAPTALFTLMEAVEKGYRPDLVVGVPVGFVGAEDSKERLRELNIPYIVTRGRKGGSTVAVATFHGILYDMYDRKGFLGE, encoded by the coding sequence ATGAGTTATGTAAAAAAGCCTATGGCAATTGAAAATAAGAGTTTTGAGATAATTACCGAGGAATTAGGAGAAAAAGTAAAAAAATTTACAGAAGATGAATTAAAGATAGTAAAAAGACTGATCCACACCACTGCCGATTTTGAATATGCAGATATAGTTGAGATATCAGAAGACGCAATAGAAAGCGGAAAAAAAGCCATTGAAGAGGGGAGCAGGATCTACTGTGACACCAATATGATTGTAAACGGCCTCAGTAAAAAAACAATGGAAAAATGGGGTGTCGGTGCCTATTGTCTGGTTTCAGATGATGAAGTAGTTATAGAAGCAAAGGAAAGGGGACTGACCCGTTCTATAGTGGGGATGGAAAAAGCAATAAAAGACGAGAAAACAAAAATATTTTTGATCGGAAATGCTCCTACAGCTCTATTCACATTGATGGAAGCAGTTGAAAAAGGATACAGGCCAGATCTTGTAGTTGGAGTACCGGTTGGATTTGTAGGCGCTGAGGATTCCAAAGAAAGACTGAGAGAACTAAACATCCCTTATATTGTAACCAGGGGTAGAAAGGGTGGAAGTACAGTTGCAGTAGCTACATTCCACGGAATTTTGTACGATATGTATGACAGAAAAGGATTTTTAGGAGAATAA
- the cbiD gene encoding cobalt-precorrin-5B (C(1))-methyltransferase CbiD has protein sequence MKLDKYTVQDGKKMRYGYTTGSTAAGACKGAVEIYFQREDISTIEIETPKGWDLNLDINSIETGTKDNSRYVKTSIIKDGGDDPDATDKIEIFATVREVSEDEEIEDRGDNFINEKKSVSLRGGTGVGKITKKGLQVAIGKPAINPVPVRTIFYEVEKILPQGKKIEITIDVPMGVEIGKKTFNPKLGILGGISILGTTGIVKPMSEEAFKDSIVVELKMLLEEFSEDTVIITPGNYGKKFLVEKLGIEPEKILIISNFMGFILDNIKVLGYKKIVLVGHIGKLIKVAGGIFHTHSKVSDARMEILGANALLAGETPEDVIKIIEANTTEEGLSYLKLKDTNKIIAEKIKQKCEGRVFDEIEVEVLTFSFDHGELARTDGFNTMVNNYMENNYGKN, from the coding sequence ATGAAATTAGATAAATATACAGTCCAAGATGGCAAAAAGATGAGGTATGGATACACTACCGGTTCAACTGCAGCAGGAGCATGTAAAGGTGCAGTGGAGATATATTTTCAAAGGGAAGATATATCCACCATAGAGATAGAAACTCCCAAGGGATGGGATTTAAATCTGGATATAAACAGTATCGAAACAGGGACTAAAGATAACTCCAGATATGTGAAAACCAGTATCATAAAAGATGGGGGAGATGACCCCGATGCTACCGATAAGATAGAGATCTTTGCCACTGTCAGGGAAGTTTCAGAGGATGAAGAAATAGAAGACAGGGGAGATAACTTTATCAATGAAAAAAAGAGTGTTTCCCTACGGGGCGGAACAGGTGTAGGAAAAATTACTAAAAAGGGGCTCCAGGTAGCCATAGGAAAACCAGCAATAAATCCTGTACCTGTCCGGACTATATTTTATGAGGTAGAAAAGATCCTGCCTCAAGGAAAAAAGATAGAAATTACCATAGATGTTCCAATGGGGGTTGAAATAGGAAAAAAGACCTTTAATCCTAAATTAGGGATCTTAGGGGGGATTTCTATCTTAGGTACAACCGGGATAGTAAAACCCATGTCGGAGGAAGCCTTCAAAGATTCCATAGTCGTAGAATTAAAGATGCTGCTGGAGGAGTTCTCTGAAGACACAGTAATTATTACTCCCGGGAACTATGGGAAGAAATTCCTGGTGGAAAAACTGGGGATAGAACCTGAAAAGATACTGATTATCAGTAATTTTATGGGGTTTATCCTGGACAATATAAAAGTCTTGGGATATAAAAAAATAGTCTTAGTGGGACATATAGGAAAACTCATCAAGGTAGCCGGGGGGATATTTCATACCCATTCAAAGGTATCCGATGCCAGAATGGAAATCTTAGGAGCCAATGCCCTATTAGCCGGAGAAACTCCGGAAGATGTAATCAAAATCATAGAAGCTAATACTACAGAAGAAGGTTTATCCTATCTGAAGTTAAAGGACACCAATAAAATAATTGCAGAAAAAATCAAGCAGAAATGTGAGGGTAGAGTTTTTGATGAAATAGAGGTGGAGGTGTTAACTTTTTCCTTTGATCATGGGGAGTTAGCCAGAACAGATGGATTTAATACTATGGTAAATAACTATATGGAGAATAATTATGGAAAAAATTAA
- the cobM gene encoding precorrin-4 C(11)-methyltransferase — MAKVFFIGAGPGDPELITVKGQRLVKEADVIIYAGSLVPRQVIECHKEGAEVYNSASMNLDEVIEVTVKAINDGKMVARVHTGDPAIYGAHREQMDILASHNIEFEVIPGVSSFLASAAAIKKEFTLPDVSQTVICTRMEGRTPVPELEKLELLASHKTSMAIFLSVQMIDKVVSQLLSHYELDTPVAVIQRATWEDQKIVMGTLENIAEKVEEANITKTAQILVGRFMGDEYSKSKLYDKHFTHEYREGIK, encoded by the coding sequence ATGGCAAAAGTATTTTTCATAGGAGCAGGCCCTGGAGATCCGGAATTAATCACAGTAAAGGGACAAAGACTGGTAAAAGAAGCCGATGTAATCATCTATGCAGGATCATTGGTACCGAGACAGGTTATAGAGTGTCATAAGGAAGGAGCAGAGGTATACAACAGTGCTTCTATGAATTTAGATGAAGTAATAGAGGTAACGGTAAAAGCTATAAATGACGGTAAGATGGTAGCCAGGGTACATACAGGAGATCCTGCTATCTATGGGGCCCACAGGGAACAAATGGATATATTAGCCAGCCACAACATAGAATTTGAAGTTATCCCAGGGGTAAGTTCTTTCCTGGCATCAGCTGCAGCTATAAAAAAAGAGTTTACCCTTCCAGATGTATCTCAAACTGTTATCTGTACAAGGATGGAGGGAAGAACACCGGTTCCGGAATTAGAAAAGTTAGAACTGCTGGCTTCTCACAAGACATCTATGGCAATCTTCTTATCGGTACAGATGATAGACAAGGTGGTATCTCAGCTGTTATCCCACTATGAGTTGGATACACCGGTAGCAGTAATCCAGAGAGCTACCTGGGAAGATCAGAAGATAGTAATGGGAACACTGGAAAATATAGCAGAAAAGGTAGAAGAGGCAAATATCACAAAAACAGCTCAAATTTTAGTGGGAAGGTTTATGGGGGATGAATATTCAAAGTCAAAATTATATGATAAGCATTTTACCCATGAATACAGGGAAGGAATAAAATAG
- the cobI gene encoding precorrin-2 C(20)-methyltransferase — MAKLYGIGVGVGDPEMLTMKAVRALGESDVVILPRANTKNYSTAFEIAKEYMKEDIEKVFLDFTTVDNDKIREDDRLEYSKIVNRLVKEGKNIAFITIGDPMTLSTFVYAMELLEDEIEVESIPGITSFASITSRLRTPLLMGDETLKVIPIAKETDLVKEIESADNLVFMKVTRNLERLKEAFRETNNMENVVLISNCGKDSEKIFYDLEDITRDDISYFSTILLKKGGVRQWQKYFS, encoded by the coding sequence ATGGCAAAATTATATGGAATAGGTGTAGGTGTAGGAGATCCGGAAATGTTAACAATGAAAGCTGTAAGAGCTTTGGGAGAATCAGATGTAGTGATTTTACCCCGTGCAAATACAAAAAACTATAGTACAGCATTTGAGATTGCAAAAGAATACATGAAGGAAGATATTGAGAAGGTATTTTTGGACTTTACAACTGTAGATAACGATAAAATACGTGAAGATGATAGATTGGAATATTCAAAGATTGTAAATAGATTGGTAAAAGAGGGGAAAAATATAGCGTTTATAACTATTGGAGATCCTATGACCCTCAGTACATTCGTGTATGCAATGGAACTATTAGAGGATGAGATAGAAGTAGAGTCTATCCCCGGGATTACTTCATTTGCTTCTATAACTTCAAGACTGAGAACACCTTTACTTATGGGAGATGAAACATTAAAAGTTATCCCTATTGCGAAGGAAACAGATCTGGTAAAAGAGATAGAGTCAGCGGATAATTTAGTCTTTATGAAGGTTACCAGAAATTTAGAAAGATTAAAAGAGGCTTTTAGAGAAACAAATAATATGGAAAATGTAGTTTTAATTTCTAACTGCGGAAAAGATTCGGAAAAAATATTTTATGATTTAGAAGATATCACCCGTGATGATATCTCATATTTTTCAACGATATTACTTAAAAAGGGCGGTGTGAGACAATGGCAAAAGTATTTTTCATAG
- a CDS encoding sirohydrochlorin cobaltochelatase — MKKMLVVLVMLAMGISLFANGAKSNDFDLKKGEKKAILLVSFGTTFPETREKTIGALEKEFKADYPDFKVVTAFTSRIIMRRIKENEGITYDNPSEALKKLKKDGYTHVLVQGTHIMNAIESETLKTEVESYKGDFKVLKVSTPLLTSVEDYKEVVKALKPTYKNLKKDEAVVFIGHGTHHPGNSAYSMLEHVFHGEGVKNAFLGTVEGYPALDDVIAGLKKAKIKKVELYPFMIVAGDHANNDIAVDMKEELEKNGFTVKAHLVGLGENKEIRKIFVEHAEFGLTHEEENMLAKKKEYANGKQPL; from the coding sequence ATGAAAAAAATGTTAGTGGTGTTGGTAATGTTGGCAATGGGGATCTCTTTATTTGCGAATGGAGCAAAATCAAATGATTTTGATCTGAAAAAGGGGGAGAAGAAAGCAATATTGCTGGTGAGTTTTGGAACAACTTTTCCTGAAACAAGGGAAAAAACTATAGGTGCATTGGAGAAAGAATTTAAAGCTGATTATCCTGATTTTAAAGTAGTTACTGCTTTTACATCCAGAATAATTATGAGAAGAATCAAAGAAAATGAGGGGATTACCTATGATAACCCCAGTGAAGCATTGAAGAAATTAAAAAAAGACGGGTATACCCATGTATTGGTGCAGGGGACCCATATTATGAACGCTATTGAATCTGAAACATTAAAAACGGAAGTAGAAAGCTATAAGGGAGACTTTAAAGTACTAAAAGTAAGTACTCCGTTACTTACCAGTGTAGAGGATTATAAAGAGGTTGTTAAGGCACTAAAGCCGACTTATAAAAATTTAAAGAAAGATGAAGCTGTGGTATTTATCGGACATGGTACCCACCATCCTGGGAACTCTGCTTATTCCATGCTGGAGCATGTATTCCACGGTGAAGGGGTTAAAAATGCATTTTTAGGAACTGTAGAAGGGTATCCTGCATTGGATGACGTCATTGCGGGTTTAAAGAAAGCTAAAATAAAAAAAGTAGAATTATATCCGTTTATGATCGTAGCAGGAGATCATGCAAACAATGATATTGCTGTGGATATGAAGGAAGAGTTAGAAAAAAATGGATTTACTGTAAAAGCTCACCTGGTTGGATTGGGGGAAAATAAGGAAATCAGGAAGATATTTGTTGAACATGCAGAATTCGGGTTGACTCATGAGGAAGAAAATATGTTAGCCAAAAAGAAAGAATATGCAAATGGGAAGCAGCCCCTTTAA
- a CDS encoding ABC transporter ATP-binding protein: MIDIKKINYSIDGTQILDNLSFKFEKGKFYGILGPNGSGKTTFLDVLSGYKNAPDSEIYIENKELKEYSPLKLAKKIAIVPQKFDIVFPFSVSDILEMGRYPYKKKFFSLQKSDYEVIDRVIKEIGLEEFLDKEITALSGGEEQRVIFGKALIQTTPILFLDESTSNLDPYYSHTLLSLVRKRVEEEQTMVIGVFHDFNLATLYCDEILLLEKGRIVTSGKTQEVLNSKALEEVFKIGWEKYKTEKNTFVFPKLGDD, encoded by the coding sequence ATGATAGATATAAAGAAAATAAATTATTCTATAGACGGAACTCAAATTTTGGATAACCTGTCTTTTAAGTTTGAAAAGGGTAAATTTTACGGGATCTTAGGCCCAAATGGAAGCGGAAAGACTACATTTTTGGATGTTTTAAGCGGGTATAAAAATGCTCCAGATTCTGAGATTTATATAGAAAATAAGGAATTAAAGGAATATTCCCCTTTGAAGTTAGCAAAAAAAATTGCAATAGTACCGCAAAAATTTGATATAGTATTTCCTTTTTCTGTCTCCGATATACTGGAGATGGGAAGGTATCCCTATAAGAAAAAGTTTTTCAGTTTACAAAAATCAGATTATGAGGTTATCGACAGGGTGATAAAAGAGATAGGCTTAGAAGAATTTTTAGATAAAGAAATAACTGCCCTCAGCGGCGGGGAGGAACAGAGGGTTATATTTGGAAAGGCTCTGATTCAGACAACACCAATCTTATTCTTAGACGAGTCAACCTCTAATTTGGATCCTTACTATTCCCATACCTTACTGAGCCTTGTAAGAAAAAGAGTGGAAGAGGAACAAACCATGGTTATAGGAGTATTTCACGACTTTAATTTAGCTACACTTTATTGTGATGAAATCCTCTTATTGGAGAAGGGAAGGATTGTAACAAGCGGGAAAACCCAGGAGGTACTTAATTCAAAGGCGCTGGAAGAAGTATTTAAAATAGGGTGGGAGAAATATAAAACGGAAAAGAATACATTTGTATTTCCAAAATTAGGAGATGATTAG
- the cbiT gene encoding precorrin-6Y C5,15-methyltransferase (decarboxylating) subunit CbiT, which translates to MVHIEDKEFIRGKVPMTKQEVRCISIAKLDLKEDSVLIDVGAGSGSVGIEAANFMPKGKVFGIEVNPDGIEVIRQNLEKFNTANYELVEGLAPVDIPDICVDRMFIGGSKGNLETILEWFLCHSGDNAKVVINTITLESLSDAVKGLEKLKFCEIEVININIARNKKIGRYNMMMGENPIYIISAKRSK; encoded by the coding sequence ATGGTTCATATAGAAGATAAAGAATTTATACGGGGAAAAGTACCTATGACTAAGCAGGAAGTCAGGTGTATATCCATAGCAAAGTTAGATTTGAAAGAGGATAGTGTCCTAATCGATGTAGGAGCAGGATCCGGCAGTGTGGGTATAGAGGCTGCTAACTTTATGCCCAAAGGTAAGGTCTTTGGAATAGAGGTAAATCCTGATGGAATAGAAGTGATCAGGCAGAATCTGGAAAAATTTAATACAGCAAATTATGAACTTGTAGAGGGATTAGCTCCAGTTGATATTCCTGATATCTGTGTAGACAGGATGTTTATAGGGGGATCTAAGGGGAACTTAGAAACCATATTGGAATGGTTTCTTTGTCATTCCGGGGATAATGCAAAGGTAGTTATAAATACCATAACCTTGGAAAGTCTGAGTGATGCTGTGAAGGGATTGGAAAAGCTGAAATTTTGTGAGATAGAAGTAATTAATATAAATATAGCAAGAAATAAAAAAATAGGTAGATACAATATGATGATGGGTGAAAACCCGATATATATTATATCGGCCAAAAGGAGTAAATAA